One genomic region from Deltaproteobacteria bacterium encodes:
- a CDS encoding protein phosphatase 2C domain-containing protein, whose protein sequence is MRFTVVGQTDVGQKRENNEDSYLIRQDLNLFVVADGMGGHAGGECASKLAVETIAQIVEKARGNGVDPLTEVASMEEARLADTLREAVEAACYAIFHKAKAEPHLAGMGTTVSSMVLKPSSREGVVDAFFGHVGDSRIYLVRGELIQQVSEDHSLVAEQIRAGVLTEEEAKVSRFKNIITRSVGFEEDVLVDVMGLWAEPGDVFVLCSDGLANYLDQAEYFQLVREHPAEKIAALPQAFIDVANARGGDDNITVIVVRVEES, encoded by the coding sequence ATGCGCTTCACAGTCGTCGGCCAGACGGACGTCGGGCAGAAGAGGGAGAACAACGAGGACTCCTACCTCATCCGGCAGGATCTCAACCTCTTCGTCGTGGCGGATGGCATGGGAGGCCACGCGGGAGGCGAGTGCGCCTCCAAGCTGGCCGTCGAGACCATCGCCCAGATCGTGGAGAAGGCCCGGGGCAACGGGGTCGACCCCCTGACCGAGGTCGCCTCCATGGAGGAGGCCCGCCTGGCGGACACCCTCCGGGAGGCGGTCGAGGCGGCCTGCTACGCCATCTTCCACAAGGCCAAGGCCGAGCCCCACCTGGCGGGGATGGGCACCACCGTCAGCTCCATGGTCCTCAAGCCCAGCAGCCGGGAGGGCGTCGTGGACGCCTTCTTCGGTCACGTGGGCGACTCGCGGATCTACCTCGTTCGGGGGGAGCTCATCCAGCAGGTCTCCGAGGATCACTCCCTGGTGGCGGAGCAGATCCGGGCCGGCGTCCTCACCGAGGAGGAGGCCAAGGTCAGCCGCTTCAAGAACATCATCACCCGATCGGTGGGCTTCGAGGAGGACGTCCTGGTGGACGTCATGGGCCTCTGGGCCGAGCCGGGGGACGTCTTCGTGCTCTGTTCGGACGGCCTGGCCAACTACCTGGACCAGGCCGAGTACTTCCAGCTGGTCCGGGAGCACCCCGCCGAGAAGATCGCGGCGCTCCCCCAGGCCTTCATCGACGTGGCCAACGCCCGGGGCGGTGACGACAACATCACCGTCATCGTTGTCAGGGTCGAGGAATCTTAG
- the secA gene encoding preprotein translocase subunit SecA, whose amino-acid sequence MEWLQKWIAGSKNEREIRGLQPLVEQVKRLEPEMQKLRSEDFARKILEWKDQVQKQGRTLDELMPEVFALTRESAVRILGMRHFDVQILGGAVLHRGRIAEMKTGEGKTLVATLPCVLNALEGRGVHVVTVNDYLARRDAEWMGKVYGHLGLTVGVILHGLTDQERQEAYGSDITYGQNNEFGFDYLRDNMKFRLQDYVQRELNYAIVDEVDSILIDEARTPLIISGPAADSSDLYARVNNFIPRLVRDADYTLDEKSRTASLTDEGIEKLEKLLAVPNLYDPGEIETLHHVEQALRAHTLYKNEVDYVIREGEVLIVDEHTGRLMPGRRWSDGLHQAIEAKEGVKIQKENQTLATISFQNYFRMYTKLSGMTGTAETEREEFQKIYGLEVVVVPTNRPLVRKDREDVIYKTEREKFNAAMDEIQERRQKGQPVLVGTASIAKSEVFSNLMKKRGIQHNVLNAKQHEREAYIVAQAGKKGSVTISTNMAGRGTDIILGGNAEMMAKYEVPDYDETEEARQRFEQLVAKYEVECKKEKEEVLAAGGLHILATERHESRRIDNQLRGRGGRQGDPGESRFYLSLEDDLMRIFGGERVMGLMDRLGMEEGEPIEHRWLTKSIEGAQRRVEGHNFDIRKNLLEYDDVMNQQRRTIYGLRRRVLAAGAGVPLIEFDEEPKTRKKIRKEVNIGWEEHRESILDLFEDLIMAIMDDFCPERGRPDEWDLVALANAVREQFNVQISFDGAERNRETLQEQIWKVVEKGYEDKEKILTSGGAASLESVRKLEQYIWLQTIDQQWKDHLLTMDHLRQGIVLQGYGQRDPKKEYAKEGYALFSAMIWRIRSSTVSTLMRIQPTPTEDTAAIERKYAARQQKQKTVESHGGEAEAEKPRQRVRTGPKVGRNDPCPCGSGKKYKKCCMLKDAA is encoded by the coding sequence ATGGAATGGCTGCAGAAGTGGATCGCCGGATCCAAGAACGAGAGGGAGATCCGGGGTCTCCAGCCCCTCGTCGAGCAGGTGAAGCGTCTCGAGCCCGAGATGCAGAAACTGCGCAGCGAGGACTTCGCGCGAAAGATCCTCGAGTGGAAGGACCAGGTCCAGAAGCAGGGGCGCACCCTCGATGAGCTGATGCCCGAGGTCTTCGCCCTGACCCGGGAGTCCGCCGTGCGGATCCTGGGCATGCGGCACTTCGACGTGCAGATCCTCGGTGGCGCGGTGCTCCACCGGGGCCGCATCGCCGAGATGAAGACCGGTGAGGGCAAGACCCTGGTCGCGACCCTCCCCTGCGTGCTCAACGCCCTCGAGGGGCGCGGCGTGCACGTGGTCACCGTGAACGACTACCTGGCCCGCCGCGACGCCGAGTGGATGGGCAAGGTCTACGGCCACCTCGGGCTCACGGTGGGGGTGATCCTCCACGGCCTGACCGATCAGGAGCGGCAGGAGGCCTACGGCTCCGACATCACCTACGGCCAGAACAACGAGTTCGGCTTCGACTACCTGCGGGACAACATGAAGTTCCGCCTGCAGGACTACGTCCAGCGCGAGCTGAACTACGCCATCGTCGACGAGGTCGACTCGATCCTCATCGACGAGGCGCGGACCCCGCTGATCATCAGCGGCCCGGCGGCCGACTCCTCCGATCTCTACGCGCGGGTGAACAACTTCATCCCGCGGCTCGTGCGCGACGCCGACTACACCCTCGACGAGAAGTCCCGCACCGCCAGCCTCACCGACGAGGGCATCGAGAAGCTCGAGAAGCTCCTTGCCGTCCCCAACCTCTACGACCCCGGCGAGATCGAGACCCTCCACCACGTCGAGCAGGCCCTGCGGGCGCACACCCTCTACAAGAACGAGGTCGACTACGTCATCCGCGAGGGCGAGGTGCTCATCGTCGACGAGCACACCGGCCGCCTCATGCCCGGCCGCCGCTGGTCCGACGGCCTCCACCAGGCCATCGAGGCCAAGGAGGGCGTGAAGATCCAGAAGGAGAACCAGACCCTCGCGACGATCTCCTTCCAGAACTACTTCCGGATGTACACCAAGCTCTCGGGCATGACCGGCACCGCCGAGACCGAGCGCGAGGAGTTCCAGAAGATCTACGGCCTCGAGGTGGTCGTCGTCCCGACCAACCGGCCCCTGGTCCGGAAGGACCGCGAGGACGTCATCTACAAGACCGAGCGCGAGAAGTTCAACGCGGCCATGGACGAGATCCAGGAGCGCCGCCAGAAGGGCCAGCCGGTGCTGGTCGGTACCGCGAGCATCGCCAAGAGCGAGGTCTTCTCCAACCTGATGAAGAAGCGCGGCATCCAGCACAACGTGCTCAACGCCAAGCAGCACGAGCGCGAGGCCTACATCGTCGCGCAGGCCGGCAAGAAGGGCTCGGTCACCATCTCCACCAACATGGCCGGCCGCGGCACCGACATCATCCTCGGCGGCAACGCCGAGATGATGGCCAAGTACGAGGTGCCCGACTACGACGAGACCGAGGAGGCGCGCCAGCGCTTCGAGCAGCTCGTCGCCAAGTACGAGGTCGAGTGCAAGAAGGAGAAGGAGGAGGTCCTCGCCGCCGGTGGCCTCCACATCCTCGCCACCGAGCGCCACGAGTCCCGCCGGATCGACAACCAGCTGCGCGGCCGCGGCGGCCGGCAGGGTGACCCGGGCGAGAGCCGCTTCTATCTCTCGCTCGAGGACGATCTGATGCGGATCTTCGGGGGCGAGCGGGTGATGGGCCTGATGGACCGCCTCGGAATGGAGGAGGGTGAGCCCATCGAGCACCGCTGGCTCACCAAGTCCATCGAGGGCGCCCAGCGCCGGGTCGAGGGACACAACTTCGACATCCGGAAGAACCTCCTCGAGTACGACGACGTGATGAACCAGCAGCGCAGGACCATCTACGGTCTGCGCCGCCGGGTGCTCGCCGCCGGGGCCGGGGTCCCCCTGATCGAGTTCGACGAGGAGCCGAAGACCCGCAAGAAGATCCGCAAGGAGGTCAACATCGGCTGGGAGGAGCACCGGGAGTCGATCCTGGATCTCTTCGAAGACCTCATCATGGCGATCATGGACGACTTCTGCCCCGAGCGCGGGCGCCCCGACGAGTGGGACCTCGTCGCGCTGGCCAACGCCGTCCGGGAGCAGTTCAACGTCCAGATCTCCTTCGACGGCGCCGAGCGCAACCGGGAGACCCTCCAGGAGCAGATCTGGAAGGTCGTGGAGAAGGGCTACGAGGACAAGGAGAAGATCCTCACCTCCGGCGGCGCCGCCTCCCTCGAGAGCGTGCGCAAGCTCGAGCAGTACATCTGGCTGCAGACCATCGACCAGCAGTGGAAGGACCACCTGCTGACCATGGACCACCTGCGCCAGGGCATCGTCTTGCAGGGCTACGGCCAGCGCGACCCCAAGAAGGAGTACGCCAAGGAGGGCTACGCCCTCTTCTCGGCGATGATCTGGCGCATCCGCTCGAGCACCGTCTCGACCCTGATGCGGATCCAGCCGACGCCCACCGAGGACACCGCGGCCATCGAGCGGAAGTACGCGGCGCGGCAGCAGAAGCAGAAGACCGTCGAGAGCCATGGCGGCGAGGCCGAGGCCGAGAAGCCCCGGCAGCGCGTCCGCACCGGCCCGAAGGTCGGCCGCAACGACCCCTGCCCCTGCGGCAGCGGCAAGAAGTACAAGAAGTGCTGCATGCTCAAGGACGCGGCGTGA
- the recN gene encoding DNA repair protein RecN produces the protein MLHTLRVSSFAIIDEVELELGPGLNVITGETGAGKSLLVGAMSLLLGGRARSELVREGAEQAVVEALFVPGSEAESRALDAVLEAHGLPPAEGELLIRRVVPREGKGKVYLGGALATARILQAVVGPLVELCGQHEHTRLKEPAHQGAYLDAFAAGAIAGFPAQVEAWGRAHQALELARAELLQLEEGLTRRAEREAFLAHQIKEVARLAPEPGELERLEAERKVLRHAQALGEAAGGAEELLYSGEASAVESLGRALGLLEGVARHDPRIQALLPGISEALTLVEEHGRDLQGYREGLEADPERLEAHEERLADLRGLVRKHGGDLDQVLEAEAGWRAELEGFEHHEERLEDARRALELARSRAATVAGELGELRRKAARKLQREARATLDRLGMEKQRLRIEVLPTGQLGPRGGDEVRLSLAEGSDGTGLPLSRVGSGGELSRLLLALRAVRADEVAAPSLIFDEVDSGVGGAVADAVGGELSALGRRRQVICVTHLPQVAAHGDRHLRVGRAAGEGKARPGRVEVHTLSPKEQAEELARMLGGLEVTRRARAHAKEMLDRARGGRAAA, from the coding sequence ATGCTGCACACCCTCCGCGTCTCCTCCTTCGCCATCATCGACGAGGTCGAGCTCGAGCTCGGCCCGGGCCTGAACGTGATCACCGGCGAGACCGGCGCGGGCAAGTCCCTCCTGGTCGGCGCGATGTCGCTCCTGCTGGGGGGGCGGGCCCGCTCGGAGCTGGTGCGCGAGGGGGCCGAGCAGGCGGTCGTCGAGGCCCTCTTCGTCCCGGGCAGCGAGGCCGAGTCCCGGGCCCTCGACGCCGTCCTCGAGGCCCACGGCCTGCCGCCCGCCGAGGGTGAGCTGCTCATCCGGAGGGTCGTGCCCCGGGAGGGCAAGGGGAAGGTCTACCTCGGGGGCGCGCTGGCCACGGCCCGCATCCTCCAGGCGGTGGTGGGGCCCCTCGTCGAGCTCTGCGGCCAGCACGAGCACACCCGCCTCAAGGAGCCGGCCCACCAGGGCGCCTACCTCGACGCCTTCGCCGCCGGGGCGATCGCCGGCTTCCCGGCGCAGGTGGAGGCCTGGGGCCGGGCCCACCAGGCCCTGGAGCTGGCGCGCGCCGAGCTCCTCCAGCTGGAGGAGGGGCTGACCCGCCGCGCCGAGCGCGAGGCCTTCCTCGCCCACCAGATCAAGGAGGTCGCCCGCCTCGCCCCCGAGCCCGGCGAGCTTGAGCGGCTGGAGGCGGAGCGGAAGGTCCTGCGCCACGCCCAGGCCCTGGGCGAGGCCGCGGGGGGGGCCGAGGAGCTGCTCTACTCCGGCGAGGCCTCGGCGGTGGAGAGCCTGGGCCGGGCGCTCGGGCTGCTCGAGGGCGTCGCCCGCCACGATCCGCGGATCCAGGCCCTCCTGCCCGGCATCTCCGAGGCGCTGACCCTGGTCGAGGAGCACGGCCGCGATCTCCAGGGCTACCGCGAGGGCCTGGAGGCCGACCCCGAGCGGCTCGAGGCCCACGAGGAGAGGCTCGCCGATCTGCGAGGCCTGGTCCGCAAGCACGGGGGTGATCTCGATCAGGTCCTCGAGGCCGAGGCCGGCTGGCGGGCCGAGCTCGAGGGCTTCGAGCACCACGAGGAGCGGCTGGAGGACGCGCGGCGCGCCCTCGAGCTCGCCCGCTCCCGGGCGGCCACCGTCGCCGGAGAGCTCGGCGAGCTGCGCCGCAAGGCCGCCCGGAAGCTGCAGCGCGAGGCGCGGGCCACCCTCGATCGCCTGGGGATGGAGAAGCAGCGCCTGCGCATCGAGGTCCTGCCCACCGGGCAGCTCGGCCCCCGGGGTGGGGACGAGGTGCGCCTCTCCCTGGCCGAGGGGAGCGACGGCACCGGGCTGCCCCTCTCCCGGGTGGGCTCCGGGGGCGAGCTCTCTCGCCTGCTCCTGGCGCTGCGGGCCGTGCGCGCCGACGAGGTGGCCGCGCCCTCGCTCATCTTCGACGAGGTCGACTCCGGGGTGGGGGGCGCGGTCGCCGACGCGGTCGGCGGCGAGCTCTCCGCCCTCGGCCGGAGACGCCAGGTCATCTGCGTGACCCACCTGCCCCAGGTCGCCGCGCACGGCGATCGCCACCTGCGGGTGGGGCGCGCCGCCGGCGAGGGCAAGGCCCGCCCCGGCCGGGTCGAGGTGCACACCCTCTCCCCGAAGGAGCAGGCCGAGGAGCTGGCCCGGATGCTCGGCGGTCTGGAGGTGACGCGGCGAGCGCGCGCCCACGCCAAGGAGATGCTCGACCGCGCTCGCGGCGGCCGGGCCGCCGCCTGA
- a CDS encoding M23 family metallopeptidase encodes MGNKAKTFTIMLVPDRAGTPKRYRIAKAWVKAAGTAFGLFVLVLSGAGYHYYTVVDTAAEARALREENLGLRSELRLVEEKVSHFTASLERVERMDAKLRMLTQVSDPERNLAIGPVSGSEKAPLDTDGPLVETENSGIRLPLDKVATDEDIELLHARLENLAADARREEASLAELQEYFEDQKTLLAAMPSIWPARGWVTSAFGTRADPFTGDRSMHKGLDVAAEHGTRVRAPADGTVVFSGVHGAYGNVVVIDHGFGVNTRFGHLSEVFAKVGDTLTRGQVFSAIGNTGRSTGPHLHYEVRVNGIPQDPRKFILD; translated from the coding sequence ATGGGAAACAAGGCGAAGACATTCACCATCATGCTGGTGCCGGATCGCGCGGGTACGCCCAAGCGCTACCGGATCGCCAAGGCCTGGGTGAAGGCTGCGGGCACCGCCTTCGGCCTCTTCGTGCTGGTCCTCTCCGGCGCCGGCTACCACTACTACACGGTGGTGGACACGGCGGCCGAGGCCCGCGCCCTCCGGGAGGAGAACCTCGGCCTGCGCTCCGAGCTCCGCCTCGTCGAGGAGAAGGTCTCTCACTTCACCGCCTCCCTCGAGCGGGTGGAGCGGATGGACGCCAAGCTCCGGATGCTCACCCAGGTGAGCGATCCCGAGCGCAACCTGGCGATCGGCCCGGTCTCCGGCTCCGAGAAGGCGCCCCTCGACACCGACGGCCCCCTGGTCGAGACGGAGAACAGCGGCATCCGCCTCCCCCTGGACAAGGTGGCCACCGACGAGGACATCGAGCTGCTCCACGCGCGCCTCGAGAACCTCGCCGCGGACGCCCGCCGCGAGGAGGCTAGCCTCGCCGAGCTCCAGGAGTACTTCGAGGATCAGAAGACCCTGCTGGCGGCGATGCCCTCGATCTGGCCGGCCCGGGGCTGGGTGACCAGCGCCTTCGGGACCCGCGCCGATCCCTTCACCGGCGATCGCTCCATGCACAAGGGCCTGGACGTGGCCGCCGAGCACGGCACTCGCGTCCGGGCGCCCGCTGACGGCACCGTCGTCTTCTCCGGCGTCCACGGGGCCTACGGCAACGTGGTCGTCATCGACCATGGCTTCGGCGTGAACACCCGCTTCGGGCACCTCTCCGAGGTCTTCGCCAAGGTGGGCGACACGCTCACTCGCGGCCAGGTCTTCAGCGCCATCGGGAACACCGGCCGGTCCACGGGGCCTCATCTGCACTACGAGGTGCGGGTGAACGGCATCCCTCAGGATCCCCGGAAGTTCATCCTGGACTGA